Proteins found in one Amycolatopsis umgeniensis genomic segment:
- a CDS encoding prenyltransferase/squalene oxidase repeat-containing protein, which translates to MRRLVLAVAMLCGIGLVAAPAATAATHNKADAAAGWLARQMTDGERFEADFGGQKFPDQGLTIDAIFAFAAAGVSDTNAGKAITWLAKPEITTGYVGSGTEAYAGAHAKLLLAAQIRGKNPASFGGVDLKAGLLSLLTPSGRFSDRSEYGDYSNAFTQSLALLALDRTPTGAPTSAVTFLAGTQCADGGFPLNFGEATCASDVDSTAMVVQALRATGDAVNAGEGTSWLVTKQHANGGFGVGTNAPNSNSTGLAAEALAGHRPAAAVKAREFLRSLQTGCTGAEADRGAIAYDATGLNPATAPRATAQAILGLARVPLSDLHGGGRPQAPVLACS; encoded by the coding sequence ATGAGACGTTTGGTCCTCGCTGTCGCCATGCTGTGCGGCATCGGACTGGTCGCCGCTCCGGCGGCGACCGCGGCCACCCACAACAAGGCGGACGCCGCCGCGGGCTGGCTCGCCAGGCAGATGACCGACGGGGAAAGGTTCGAGGCCGACTTCGGCGGCCAGAAGTTCCCCGACCAGGGCTTGACGATCGACGCGATCTTCGCGTTCGCCGCGGCCGGGGTGTCGGACACGAACGCCGGCAAGGCGATCACGTGGCTGGCGAAGCCGGAGATCACCACGGGTTACGTCGGCAGCGGCACCGAGGCCTACGCGGGCGCGCACGCCAAACTGCTGCTGGCCGCGCAGATCCGGGGCAAGAACCCGGCGTCGTTCGGCGGCGTCGACCTCAAGGCGGGACTGCTCTCGCTGCTCACGCCGTCCGGCCGGTTCTCCGACCGGTCCGAGTACGGCGACTACTCGAACGCCTTCACCCAGTCGCTCGCCCTGCTGGCGCTGGACCGCACACCCACCGGCGCCCCCACCTCGGCCGTGACGTTCCTCGCGGGCACCCAGTGCGCGGACGGCGGTTTCCCGCTGAACTTCGGGGAAGCGACGTGCGCGAGCGACGTCGACTCGACCGCGATGGTCGTGCAGGCCTTGCGCGCCACCGGTGACGCGGTGAACGCCGGCGAGGGCACTTCCTGGCTGGTCACCAAGCAGCACGCGAACGGCGGCTTCGGCGTCGGCACGAACGCGCCGAACTCCAACAGCACCGGCCTCGCCGCCGAAGCGCTGGCGGGCCACCGTCCCGCCGCCGCGGTCAAGGCGCGGGAATTCCTGCGGTCGTTGCAGACCGGCTGCACCGGCGCCGAGGCGGACCGCGGTGCGATCGCCTACGACGCCACCGGCCTGAACCCGGCGACCGCCCCGCGCGCGACCGCGCAGGCGATCCTCGGCCTGGCGAGGGTTCCGCTGAGCGACCTGCACGGTGGTGGCCGTCCGCAGGCGCCGGTCCTCGCCTGCTCCTGA
- a CDS encoding MerR family transcriptional regulator, protein MAEYRVGDLANQAGTSVRNVRAYQDRGLLPAPTRRGRVAMYDDAHLARLRLIVQLLERGYTLAQIEEMIETWQQGRDLGDLMGLEDALSQPWSEETPERITVTQARKEFGRLITPANVKRVLAMGVATRRGAHFEVFSPQLLQAGRELLAAGVPPEQVLSLAEALIEHTDAVATLFLDTIRRDVVDPRGEDWVPDAAEISDLTDLVKRLRPLAQSAVTASLALSMSRAFPEFLEELAQHLRERHES, encoded by the coding sequence GTGGCTGAGTATCGAGTGGGCGACCTCGCGAACCAGGCGGGGACGTCGGTGCGGAACGTGCGCGCCTATCAAGACCGGGGACTGCTTCCCGCGCCGACGCGACGCGGGCGCGTGGCGATGTACGACGACGCGCATCTGGCCCGGCTGCGGCTGATCGTCCAGTTGCTGGAGCGCGGGTATACCCTCGCCCAGATCGAGGAAATGATCGAGACCTGGCAGCAGGGGCGGGATCTCGGCGATCTGATGGGCCTGGAGGACGCGCTCTCCCAGCCGTGGTCGGAGGAGACCCCCGAGCGGATCACCGTGACGCAGGCGCGGAAGGAATTCGGGCGGCTGATCACCCCGGCCAACGTCAAACGGGTGCTGGCGATGGGGGTGGCCACCCGCCGGGGCGCGCATTTCGAGGTCTTCAGCCCGCAACTGCTGCAGGCCGGCCGTGAACTGCTGGCGGCGGGGGTCCCGCCGGAGCAGGTCCTGAGCCTGGCCGAGGCGCTGATCGAGCACACCGACGCCGTCGCGACGTTGTTCCTGGACACCATCCGGCGCGACGTCGTCGACCCTCGCGGGGAGGACTGGGTGCCGGACGCCGCGGAGATTTCCGACCTCACCGACCTGGTGAAACGACTGCGGCCGCTGGCGCAGTCGGCGGTGACCGCGAGTCTGGCGCTGTCGATGAGCCGCGCCTTCCCGGAGTTCCTCGAGGAACTGGCCCAGCACCTCCGGGAACGCCACGAGTCTTGA
- a CDS encoding AurF N-oxygenase family protein, with protein sequence MTARTKPLRDRETGAQRLLQASAKLSYDPEVDVDWEAPLTDGAFFIPERTVSLYGTELWDSMSHEQRVELSRQELINSVSVGIWFEIILMQMLLRMSYRADPTTAHARYALTEVADECRHSTMFAMLIDKVDGRPYRNNRLLHFTAHVLPLILRGPSMWVATLIGEEVFDAIQREHLQDESIQPLVRAVMRIHVTEEARHVRYARDDLSRQMARASWPVKAFTRIVVAIGSMLLSRLLSRPAQYARAGLERPRRAAALARRSPHRREVLAAGAAKMVRYLREVDLVGGPGLVLWRRSGLL encoded by the coding sequence ATGACGGCACGGACGAAGCCCCTACGCGATCGGGAGACCGGCGCGCAGCGCTTGCTGCAGGCGAGCGCGAAGCTGTCTTATGACCCCGAAGTCGACGTGGACTGGGAAGCCCCGCTGACCGACGGCGCGTTCTTCATCCCCGAGCGGACGGTGTCGTTGTACGGCACCGAATTGTGGGACAGCATGAGTCACGAGCAGCGCGTGGAGCTGTCACGGCAGGAGCTGATCAACTCGGTCAGCGTCGGGATCTGGTTCGAGATCATCCTGATGCAGATGCTGCTGCGGATGTCCTACCGCGCGGATCCCACCACCGCGCACGCACGGTACGCGCTGACCGAGGTCGCCGACGAATGCCGCCATTCGACGATGTTCGCGATGCTGATCGACAAGGTCGACGGCCGTCCGTACCGGAACAACCGGCTGCTGCACTTCACCGCGCACGTGCTGCCGCTGATCCTGCGGGGCCCGTCGATGTGGGTGGCGACGCTGATCGGCGAGGAGGTCTTCGACGCCATCCAGCGTGAGCATCTGCAGGACGAGTCGATCCAGCCGCTGGTGCGCGCCGTCATGCGGATCCACGTCACCGAAGAGGCACGGCATGTGCGCTACGCCCGCGACGACCTGAGCAGGCAGATGGCCCGCGCGTCCTGGCCGGTCAAGGCCTTCACGCGGATCGTCGTGGCGATCGGCTCGATGCTGTTGTCCCGGCTGCTGTCCAGGCCCGCGCAGTACGCCCGCGCCGGTCTGGAGCGTCCCCGCCGGGCGGCCGCGCTGGCCAGGCGCAGCCCGCACCGCCGCGAGGTGCTGGCCGCGGGTGCCGCGAAAATGGTGCGGTACCTGCGGGAAGTCGACCTCGTCGGCGGTCCGGGCCTGGTGCTGTGGCGGCGTTCCGGCCTGTTATGA
- a CDS encoding LLM class F420-dependent oxidoreductase, whose protein sequence is MDFGIATAVTDEGIRPHFLGAALEEKGFDSLYVPEHSHIPVSRESPYPGGELPRGAMRNFDPFVALAAAATVTSNLRLGTAVALMIQRDVLYTAKEVASLDLLSEGRVIFGVGAGWNIEEMRNHGVDPKTRGALLTEQLQALKEIWTKDEAEFHGEHVDFDPVFAWPKPVRKPHPPIYVAGQGPAGLKRLAEHADGWLPHFVTPPEELRRVRSWLADQGREDVQISVFGAPADPELLRRLDGAGVDEVSLLLPTLPEAETLELLDQVAKTIAPLRAS, encoded by the coding sequence ATGGACTTCGGGATCGCGACGGCAGTGACCGACGAAGGAATCCGGCCCCACTTTTTGGGGGCGGCGTTGGAGGAGAAGGGATTCGACTCCCTCTACGTCCCTGAGCACTCCCACATACCGGTCAGCAGGGAGTCTCCTTACCCCGGCGGCGAGCTGCCGCGAGGGGCCATGCGCAACTTCGACCCGTTCGTGGCGCTGGCCGCCGCCGCGACGGTCACGTCGAACCTCCGGCTCGGCACCGCGGTCGCCCTGATGATCCAGCGCGACGTGCTCTACACGGCCAAGGAAGTCGCCAGCCTCGACCTGCTCTCCGAGGGGCGGGTGATCTTCGGCGTCGGGGCGGGCTGGAACATCGAGGAGATGCGCAACCACGGCGTCGACCCGAAGACGCGGGGCGCGCTGCTGACCGAACAACTCCAGGCGCTCAAGGAGATCTGGACCAAGGACGAGGCCGAGTTCCACGGCGAGCACGTCGATTTCGACCCTGTCTTCGCCTGGCCGAAGCCGGTGCGGAAACCGCATCCGCCGATCTACGTCGCCGGTCAGGGCCCCGCCGGGCTCAAACGGCTCGCCGAGCACGCGGACGGCTGGCTGCCGCATTTCGTGACACCGCCGGAGGAACTGCGCCGGGTCCGGTCCTGGCTCGCCGATCAAGGCCGCGAAGACGTCCAGATCAGCGTGTTCGGCGCGCCGGCCGATCCCGAGTTGCTGCGACGTCTCGACGGCGCCGGGGTCGACGAAGTCTCCCTCCTCCTGCCGACGCTGCCCGAGGCCGAGACCTTGGAGCTTCTCGACCAGGTGGCGAAGACCATCGCGCCGCTGCGCGCCTCATAA
- a CDS encoding helix-turn-helix transcriptional regulator, with the protein MPVRDAVYPLRGRDDLFGGLRSIAGRAVLVRGTEGLGKSALLTALRATLGVRLVGVRGLRAESALPYGALHRMFGAPVSGGPEARDRLGTLSVPTICWVDDAHWVDPESLAALGFAARRLDGAPVGMVLASRSGSDEFESVDLTPLTEAAADLLLRDRGVPAGVRPQLVELGKGNPADLVALAASLTPAQAAGREPVSPILRERLPRYAAELDAMRLDERVRFLAACMDVSARKATWYAAASPADRRAAHAWLASVEEGPDALWHRAMATSTPFAPLADELAAAPAVDHAAEARQLERAAALTADPPARASRLLAAADAAWQAGRPGWARLLLSKVDARPGAVALLHGEIELRDGDPAVATHELAVAAELLPDPAAALLLAGEARRLGGDLSGYRALARTVPAGDGLAFAHFRGLTSVYAGRHDDADLPLEDAVRRGMADSDVAGAVWAADAAFARGHAERAHEYSSAAVSRARLGRRCAELPWALVYLSLSAIALDRIPCARAASREGLRAPHNLRMEHLTLLGLAAALLGDRVPELDEAAGGIAERGLGRPAAVAAWAYTCLDLAEDRPDDALSRLEDLASGVSGDQPVIRVLATPQLVEAAVRSGRPERARTALEVFDRWTSAGAEPCWLALSHRCHALTASDPEVAERHFRLAVEAHRRAGGAVELARTRLAYATLLRRHRRSRDARDQFRDALRGFENVGATRFADRARAGLRATGETVDVPHRSLAGLTPQQDAITRLVAAGETNKEIARRLVISHRTVDHHLRNIFTALGVRSRVELARRVAAGE; encoded by the coding sequence ATGCCTGTCCGGGACGCCGTGTACCCGCTGCGGGGCAGGGACGACCTCTTCGGCGGGCTGCGCTCGATCGCCGGGCGTGCCGTGCTGGTCCGCGGGACGGAGGGGCTGGGCAAGTCGGCGCTGCTCACCGCGCTGCGCGCCACGCTCGGTGTCCGCCTCGTCGGGGTGCGGGGCCTGCGGGCCGAAAGCGCGTTGCCGTACGGCGCCCTGCACCGGATGTTCGGCGCTCCCGTTTCCGGCGGCCCGGAGGCGCGTGATCGGCTCGGCACCCTCTCGGTGCCGACGATCTGCTGGGTCGACGACGCGCACTGGGTCGACCCGGAATCCCTGGCGGCGCTGGGTTTCGCGGCCCGGCGGCTCGACGGGGCCCCGGTCGGGATGGTGCTCGCGTCGCGCTCCGGATCCGACGAGTTCGAATCCGTCGACCTGACGCCGTTGACCGAGGCCGCCGCCGACCTGCTGTTGCGCGATCGCGGCGTGCCCGCCGGGGTGCGTCCGCAGCTGGTCGAACTGGGGAAGGGGAATCCGGCCGATCTGGTCGCGCTGGCCGCCTCGCTGACACCCGCGCAGGCGGCCGGGCGGGAGCCGGTTTCGCCGATCCTTCGGGAACGTTTGCCCCGCTACGCGGCCGAGCTCGACGCGATGCGGCTCGACGAGCGCGTCCGTTTTCTCGCCGCCTGTATGGATGTTTCCGCGAGGAAGGCGACGTGGTACGCGGCGGCGTCACCGGCGGACCGCCGGGCGGCGCACGCGTGGCTGGCCTCCGTCGAGGAAGGCCCGGACGCGCTTTGGCACCGTGCGATGGCGACGTCCACGCCGTTCGCGCCGCTCGCCGACGAGCTCGCTGCCGCACCCGCGGTGGATCATGCGGCCGAGGCGCGGCAACTCGAGCGCGCCGCGGCCCTGACCGCCGATCCGCCCGCGCGGGCGAGCCGGTTGCTGGCCGCGGCCGACGCGGCGTGGCAGGCGGGCAGACCGGGATGGGCGCGGCTGCTGCTGTCCAAAGTGGACGCCCGGCCGGGTGCGGTGGCGTTGCTGCACGGCGAAATCGAACTGCGGGACGGCGATCCCGCGGTCGCCACCCACGAACTCGCCGTGGCGGCGGAACTGCTGCCCGATCCCGCTGCCGCGCTCCTGCTGGCCGGTGAGGCCCGCAGGCTCGGCGGGGACCTGAGCGGTTACCGGGCGTTGGCGCGGACGGTGCCGGCCGGGGACGGTCTGGCCTTCGCGCACTTCCGTGGTCTGACCTCGGTTTACGCCGGACGCCACGACGATGCCGACCTGCCGCTGGAGGACGCCGTCCGCCGGGGGATGGCGGACTCGGACGTCGCCGGAGCCGTTTGGGCCGCCGATGCCGCCTTCGCGCGCGGGCACGCCGAACGGGCGCACGAGTACTCGTCCGCGGCCGTGAGCCGCGCGCGACTCGGCAGGCGGTGCGCGGAACTGCCGTGGGCGCTGGTCTACCTGTCGCTCTCGGCCATCGCGCTCGACCGGATCCCGTGTGCGCGAGCGGCGTCCCGGGAAGGTCTGCGCGCACCCCACAACCTGCGGATGGAACATCTGACGTTGCTGGGGCTGGCCGCCGCTCTCCTCGGCGACCGCGTCCCGGAACTGGACGAGGCGGCAGGCGGCATCGCCGAACGCGGTCTCGGCAGGCCCGCGGCCGTCGCGGCGTGGGCGTACACGTGCCTGGATCTGGCCGAAGACCGGCCGGACGACGCCTTGAGCAGGCTCGAAGATCTCGCGTCCGGTGTTTCCGGCGACCAGCCGGTGATCCGCGTGCTCGCCACGCCACAACTCGTCGAAGCGGCGGTGCGTTCGGGGCGGCCCGAGCGCGCGCGAACCGCGCTGGAGGTGTTCGACCGCTGGACCTCGGCCGGGGCGGAACCTTGCTGGCTCGCGCTGAGCCACCGGTGTCACGCGCTGACCGCGTCGGATCCGGAAGTGGCGGAACGGCATTTCCGGCTGGCCGTCGAAGCACACCGGAGGGCGGGCGGCGCGGTGGAACTCGCCAGGACCCGGCTCGCCTACGCCACCCTGCTGCGTCGACACCGTCGGAGCAGGGACGCCCGTGACCAGTTCCGCGATGCCTTGCGCGGCTTCGAGAACGTCGGCGCGACCCGGTTCGCCGACCGCGCCCGCGCCGGACTGCGGGCGACCGGCGAGACCGTCGACGTACCGCACAGGTCGCTCGCCGGGCTCACCCCGCAGCAGGACGCCATCACGCGGCTCGTGGCGGCGGGGGAGACGAACAAGGAGATCGCGCGGCGGCTGGTGATCAGCCACCGGACCGTGGATCACCACCTGCGGAACATCTTCACGGCCCTGGGGGTCCGGTCACGTGTGGAACTCGCGCGCCGCGTGGCCGCCGGGGAATGA
- a CDS encoding QsdR family transcriptional regulator, with product MNPSAEDIVRTAARWIDRGVRVDTSAFAQDLGISRSTLFRRVGNREDLLGDALYYLSERTLTAAARTWERDEGDVVRNAAGELRCLAIMREYRSVLAASAGFRRFLDDEPVLAIRLLTDPDGRVQPRVIAAHVELLRRDVDDGGFVPAVGLDSLCYAIVRLGEAFLYSDVLASRTPDLDAASTLLGALVEGRVPSKTL from the coding sequence GTGAATCCCTCAGCCGAGGACATAGTCCGCACCGCGGCGCGGTGGATCGATCGCGGCGTCCGCGTCGACACCTCCGCCTTCGCCCAGGATCTGGGCATCTCACGCAGCACCCTGTTCCGCCGCGTCGGCAACCGGGAAGACCTGCTCGGTGATGCCCTCTACTACCTGTCCGAGCGCACCCTGACGGCCGCCGCGCGCACCTGGGAGCGCGATGAGGGCGACGTGGTGCGCAACGCGGCCGGCGAACTGCGCTGTCTCGCGATCATGCGCGAGTACCGATCCGTCCTCGCGGCGAGCGCGGGGTTCCGCCGCTTCCTCGACGATGAACCGGTGCTGGCGATCCGGCTGCTCACCGATCCGGACGGCCGCGTCCAGCCTCGGGTGATCGCGGCGCACGTCGAGCTGCTGCGCCGCGACGTCGACGACGGCGGATTCGTGCCCGCGGTCGGCCTGGACAGTCTCTGTTACGCGATCGTCCGGCTGGGGGAGGCGTTCCTGTATTCGGACGTCCTCGCGTCCCGGACGCCGGATCTCGACGCGGCGTCGACGCTGCTCGGAGCGCTCGTGGAAGGACGGGTGCCGAGCAAGACCTTGTGA
- a CDS encoding alpha/beta hydrolase family protein, whose product MRSTTRILCGLATVAALAAAPTAYAAENPYERGPAPTESSIEASRGSFAVSETSVSRVSVTGFGGGTIYYPTSTAQGTFGAVAISPGYTATQSSIAWIGPRLASQGFVVFTIDTNTIYDQPGSRGDQLLAALDYLTQRSGVRSRIDTSRLAVAGHSMGGGGSLEAAQDRPSLQAAVPLAPWNTQKSWSSLRVPTFVIGGESDAVAPVASHSIPFYTSIPASAEKAYMELDNASHFFPNTANTTMAKYTISWLKRFVDNDTRYEQFLCPAPDDRAISDYRDTCPHA is encoded by the coding sequence ATGCGCAGTACGACCCGGATCCTTTGTGGACTGGCGACCGTCGCGGCACTCGCTGCCGCCCCAACGGCCTACGCCGCCGAGAACCCTTACGAACGAGGCCCGGCCCCTACCGAAAGCAGCATCGAGGCCTCCCGTGGCTCGTTCGCGGTGTCGGAGACTTCGGTGTCTCGAGTGTCCGTCACCGGGTTCGGCGGCGGCACCATCTACTACCCCACCAGCACCGCTCAGGGCACTTTCGGCGCTGTCGCCATCTCACCGGGCTACACCGCGACCCAGTCGAGCATCGCGTGGATCGGCCCGCGGCTGGCGTCGCAGGGTTTCGTGGTGTTCACCATCGACACGAACACGATCTACGACCAGCCCGGCAGCCGCGGTGATCAACTGCTCGCCGCGCTCGACTACCTGACCCAGCGCAGCGGCGTCCGCTCCCGCATCGACACCTCCCGGCTCGCGGTGGCCGGGCATTCGATGGGCGGCGGAGGTTCGCTCGAGGCGGCACAGGACCGGCCGTCGCTGCAGGCCGCCGTCCCGCTCGCGCCGTGGAACACGCAGAAGTCGTGGTCCTCGCTGCGGGTGCCGACGTTCGTCATCGGTGGGGAATCCGACGCTGTCGCGCCGGTGGCCTCGCATTCGATCCCGTTCTACACCAGCATTCCCGCCTCGGCGGAGAAGGCGTACATGGAGCTCGACAACGCGAGCCACTTCTTCCCGAACACGGCGAACACCACCATGGCGAAGTACACGATCTCGTGGCTGAAGCGGTTCGTGGACAACGACACCCGCTACGAGCAGTTCCTCTGCCCCGCCCCGGACGACCGCGCGATCAGCGACTACCGGGACACGTGCCCGCACGCCTGA
- a CDS encoding ABC transporter ATP-binding protein, with product MSGVSVTFGGLVALSDVSLTVAPGRVLGVIGPNGAGKTTLFNVACGFVRPDTGTLTWRGTALRRLRPHHLAGLGIARSLQELGLFGRMTVLDNVLVGAGRHAKAGFWSSMLGLTRDEKALTERAMAYLEDFGIADVAHRYPASLPYPVRKRVALARALVSEPDLLLLDEPAGGLSAAEIADVGTLVRGLTERMSVMLVEHHMDLVMGVCDEIVVLDFGKVIARGTPDEIRAAPAVRAAYLGEEVAGADR from the coding sequence ATGTCCGGCGTGTCGGTGACCTTCGGCGGTCTCGTCGCGCTGTCCGACGTCTCCCTGACCGTCGCACCGGGCCGGGTGCTCGGCGTGATCGGGCCGAACGGGGCGGGCAAGACCACGCTCTTCAACGTCGCGTGCGGCTTCGTCCGCCCGGACACCGGCACGCTGACCTGGCGCGGAACCGCGCTACGACGGCTGCGCCCGCATCACCTCGCCGGTCTCGGCATCGCCCGCAGCCTGCAGGAACTCGGCCTCTTCGGCCGGATGACGGTGCTGGACAACGTACTCGTCGGCGCGGGCAGACACGCGAAAGCCGGCTTCTGGTCCTCGATGCTGGGCCTGACGCGGGATGAGAAGGCCCTGACCGAGCGGGCGATGGCGTACCTCGAGGACTTCGGCATCGCCGACGTCGCCCACCGCTACCCCGCGAGCCTCCCGTACCCGGTCCGCAAACGGGTCGCGCTCGCGCGGGCCTTGGTCAGCGAACCGGATCTGCTGCTGCTCGACGAACCGGCGGGTGGGCTGTCGGCAGCCGAGATCGCGGACGTCGGCACCCTCGTGCGCGGCCTGACCGAGCGCATGTCGGTGATGCTCGTCGAGCACCACATGGATCTGGTGATGGGGGTGTGCGACGAGATCGTCGTACTGGACTTCGGCAAGGTGATCGCCCGCGGCACGCCGGACGAGATCCGCGCGGCCCCGGCGGTGCGCGCCGCCTATCTCGGCGAGGAGGTGGCCGGTGCTGACCGTTGA
- a CDS encoding ATP-binding cassette domain-containing protein encodes MLTVENLSASYGAVRALDSVSLTAAPGEITAVLGANGAGKTTLLRAVSGLVRPTDGSISLAGRDLRRVSTEDLPALGLAQVPEGRGVLAELTVEENLRLGALGAGGRATASRLRRIYELFPVLDERKSGLAHVLSGGERQMLVIGRALLSRPKVLLLDEPSLGLAPRIVTQIFGLLRGLVRDEGLAVVLVEQNAHSALSIADHGVVLNLGEVVVRRDAAELVADDDLRHAYLGF; translated from the coding sequence GTGCTGACCGTTGAAAACCTCTCGGCGAGCTACGGCGCCGTCCGGGCGCTCGATTCCGTGAGCCTGACGGCCGCCCCCGGCGAGATCACCGCCGTACTCGGCGCGAACGGCGCGGGCAAGACCACCTTGCTGCGCGCCGTTTCCGGACTCGTCCGGCCGACGGACGGCAGCATCTCGCTCGCGGGCCGCGACCTGCGCCGAGTGTCCACGGAGGACCTCCCGGCGCTCGGTCTCGCACAGGTGCCCGAAGGCCGTGGCGTGCTCGCCGAACTGACCGTCGAGGAGAACCTGCGGCTCGGCGCGCTCGGGGCAGGAGGCCGGGCGACGGCGTCCCGACTGAGGCGGATCTACGAGCTCTTTCCCGTGCTCGACGAGCGCAAAAGCGGTCTCGCGCACGTCCTTTCCGGCGGGGAGCGGCAGATGCTGGTGATCGGCAGGGCGCTGCTGTCCCGGCCGAAAGTGCTGCTGCTCGACGAGCCGTCGCTGGGCCTGGCGCCGAGGATCGTGACGCAGATCTTCGGTCTGCTGCGCGGTCTCGTCCGCGACGAGGGACTGGCCGTCGTGCTGGTCGAGCAGAACGCGCACAGCGCGCTGTCCATCGCCGACCACGGGGTCGTGCTCAACCTCGGCGAGGTCGTCGTCCGGCGGGACGCGGCCGAACTGGTCGCGGACGACGACCTCCGGCACGCCTACCTCGGATTCTGA
- a CDS encoding ABC transporter permease subunit: MQQLLTTALTGLTLGAVYAAFALALVLIWRATRIVNFAQAPMAMITTYLALVLIDAGWSYWLGFTVALLAGLVLGAVVERFVVRFVSGKPEINAVILTLGLFIVLHALAALVFGSRYRSFPAPFGLTGFQIGGTTIALTGFGVFTVAAVGVVLLGLVLLFRGTDLGLRMRAAAFDQEVARLLGVRVGRMLTLGWALAALAGSLSGLLIAGGGLVHPSYMDGVVVYGFVAAVLGGLDSPVGAVVGGIVLGLSLSLVSGYVGAELVPLAALAILMVVLLLKPGGLFASVRERRV; this comes from the coding sequence GTGCAGCAACTGCTGACCACCGCGCTCACCGGGCTGACCCTCGGCGCGGTCTACGCCGCGTTCGCCCTGGCGCTGGTGCTGATCTGGCGGGCGACGCGGATCGTGAACTTCGCGCAGGCGCCGATGGCGATGATCACCACGTACCTCGCGCTGGTGCTGATCGACGCGGGCTGGTCGTACTGGCTCGGTTTCACCGTCGCCCTGCTCGCGGGACTGGTGCTCGGCGCGGTGGTGGAACGGTTCGTGGTCCGGTTCGTCTCCGGCAAGCCCGAGATCAACGCCGTGATCCTCACCCTCGGGTTGTTCATCGTGCTGCACGCGCTGGCGGCACTGGTGTTCGGCTCGCGGTACCGGTCTTTCCCGGCGCCGTTCGGGCTCACCGGTTTCCAGATCGGCGGCACGACGATCGCGCTGACCGGGTTCGGGGTGTTCACCGTCGCCGCCGTCGGGGTGGTGCTGCTCGGACTCGTCCTCCTGTTCCGCGGCACCGATCTGGGCCTGCGGATGCGAGCGGCGGCCTTCGACCAGGAGGTGGCGCGCCTGCTGGGCGTGCGGGTCGGGCGGATGCTGACCCTCGGCTGGGCGCTCGCCGCCCTCGCCGGTTCGCTGTCCGGACTGCTGATCGCCGGCGGCGGACTGGTCCATCCGTCCTATATGGACGGTGTGGTCGTCTACGGCTTCGTCGCGGCGGTGCTCGGCGGTTTGGACAGCCCGGTCGGCGCGGTCGTCGGCGGGATCGTGCTGGGCCTGTCCTTGAGCCTCGTCAGCGGCTACGTCGGCGCCGAACTGGTCCCGCTCGCCGCGCTGGCGATCCTCATGGTGGTCCTGCTGCTCAAACCCGGCGGACTGTTCGCGAGCGTCCGCGAACGGAGGGTCTGA